A genomic region of Arachis hypogaea cultivar Tifrunner chromosome 5, arahy.Tifrunner.gnm2.J5K5, whole genome shotgun sequence contains the following coding sequences:
- the LOC112800692 gene encoding proline-rich receptor-like protein kinase PERK15 produces MSSKSAPHNRFPDNATPDNATPDDATPDNATPDNATPDNATPDNATPDDADGSDSKKPSSSSPSPPNNTPATPSTPSTTTTPPPPEGRSGSSQHSKQLAPPSKDSSSSTNSGSIAAFVVIGIVFVFFLIVAIICIRRRSKRKKQKMYFYGGGDKSTDQLNLNNNYSGQSQSYYGGSQNQNHVVRMQNGGDSGGWGSSPTPLMMNSAEMSSNYSTGSHLPPRLSLGLNSGTFSYEELALATSNFAESNMIGQGGFGYVYKGVLPNGKEVAVKTLKSGSGQGEREFQAEIEIISRVHHRHLVSLVGYCIAGGQRMLVYEFIPNNTLEHHLHAKGQPTMDWPTRMRIAIGAAKGLAYLHEDCHPRIIHRDIKAANVLIDNSFEAKVADFGLAKLTTDNNTHVSTRVMGTFGYLAPEYASSGKLTEKSDVFSFGVMLLEILSGKRPVDLSGAMDDSLVDWARPLLTRGLEEDGNFGELVDPFLEGNYNKQEMTRMAACASSSIRHSAKKRPRMSQIVRALEGDVSLDDLKDGGAKPPSGSNYAASSGYNPATASSGYDTMQYNADMAKFRQAVFASQEYSMSSGEQSFSK; encoded by the exons ATGTCGTCTAAATCTGCTCCTCATAATAGATTTCCTGATAACGCCACACCGGATAATGCCACGCCGGACGATGCCACACCGGACAATGCCACGCCGGACAATGCCAcgccggataatgctacaccggatAATGCCACGCCTGATGATGCTGATGGATCAGACTCGAAGAAGCCGTCGTCATCATCACCTTCTCCTCCGAATAATACTCCTGCTACTCCTTCTACTCCTTCTACTACCACTACTCCTCCTCCTCCGGAGGGACGTTCTGGCTCATCACAACATAGCAAACAATTAGCACCGCCGTCTAAAGATTCTTCAAGCTCTACTAACTCAGGATCTATTGCAGCATTCGTTGTGATAGGGATAGTGTTTGTTTTCTTCCTCATTGTGGCCATCATTTGCATTAGAAGGAGGTCCAAAAGGAAGAAACAGAAGATGTACTTTTATGGTGGTGGAGATAAATCTACTGACCAACTAAATC TGAATAATAACTACAGCGGGCAGAGCCAAAGTTACTATGGAGGTAGCCAAAACCAAAACCATGTTGTGAGAATGCAAAACGGTGGTGATAGTGGTGGTTGGGGTTCATCACCCACTCCTCTGATGATGAACAGTGCCGAAATGAGCTCGAATTACTCGACTGGATCTCATTTGCCTCCTCGCCTTTCACTGGGTCTCAACAGCGGCACCTTCAGCTACGAAGAACTAGCTCTGGCCACAAGCAACTTCGCAGAGTCAAATATGATAGGACAAGGTGGATTTGGTTATGTCTACAAAGGTGTCTTGCCTAACGGAAAGGAAGTGGCGGTTAAGACCCTCAAGAGTGGTAGCGGCCAAGGCGAGCGCGAGTTCCAGGCTGAGATTGAGATCATCAGCCGTGTTCATCATCGCCATCTTGTTTCTCTTGTTGGTTACTGCATTGCTGGTGGCCAGAGAATGTTGGTCTATGAATTCATCCCTAATAACACACTGGAACATCATCTTCATGCTAAGGGTCAGCCTACCATGGATTGGCCTACCAGAATGCGCATTGCCATTGGAGCTGCTAAGGGACTTGCTTATCTTCATGAAGATT GTCATCCTCGCATCATCCATCGTGACATCAAAGCTGCCAATGTCCTTATTGATAATAGCTTCGAAGCAAAG GTGGCTGATTTCGGATTGGCTAAGTTGACCACAGATAATAACACTCATGTATCTACTCGTGTCATGGGAACATTCGG GTACTTAGCTCCTGAATATGCATCAAGTGGAAAATTGACAGAGAAATCTGATGTATTCTCGTTTGGGGTGATGCTGTTAGAAATCCTAAGTGGGAAGCGCCCTGTGGATCTCTCAGGTGCCATGGATGATAGCTTAGTTGACTGG GCGCGGCCACTACTGACACGTGGGTTGGAGGAAGATGGCAACTTTGGAGAGTTGGTGGATCCATTTTTGGAAGGAAACTACAACAAACAAGAAATGACAAGGATGGCAGCTTGCGCTTCTTCCAGCATCCGTCACTCTGCTAAGAAGCGTCCAAGAATGAGTCAG ATTGTAAGGGCATTGGAAGGAGATGTATCATTGGATGACTTGAAGGATGGGGGGGCTAAGCCGCCGTCTGGCAGCAATTACGCGGCTTCAAGTGGTTACAACCCTGCAACTGCGAGCTCTGGCTATGACACAATGCAATACAATGCTGATATGGCAAAGTTCAGACAAGCAGTGTTTGCAAGCCAGGAATATAGCATGAGTAGTGGTGAACAAAGCTTTAGCAAATAA